agaattctgctggagcagcacaaatttttttcccacgacggtatccctttaaattaaaacagACTTGTAATCATTGTCTTTACGCAGACCAGTTTCCCAATCCCGTGACCTGATTGGTCAAACACTGACAAATATGTGCCTGTGTTTTGCACAGAATTTCATTGTTCTGCAAATTTACAGTGGACATggctttctaaaaaaataaaaaagcactgTAGTGGTTTgtattagggctagtccacacggggagatagcgacgcgtttgcggtcgcggcggcaaagcgccgcgacagtcgccgcgaccggcgcaggcgacagttttgtatgggcgccagttttgtatgggcgaggcattttcaggcgactgttgaaaagcgcatcgcctcgtgtggttagcacaggcgtttttacataggcgcccatacaaaactgtcccctgcgccggtcgcggcgactgtcgcggcgctttgtcgccgcgaccgcaaacgcgtcgctatctccccgtgtggaatagcccttatacatgtatttatgtaaCAAAAATCTCAAAATAGGAGATTACGTACCGAACATGTTCACTCACTCAGTTTGATTGTTGAATTCTGTTCGTTGCAGCTATATCTGATGTTTcacattttccttaaaggagcaAATTGGTTGGAGAAATGTCACTCGCTTGCTGGTCTTTTCAACTGACGCAGGATTCCATTTTGCCGGAGACGGAAAATTAGGCGGCATTGTTTTACCAAATGATGGCAGATGTCATCTGCACGGGAACATGTACACGATGAGCCACTATTATGTACGTATCTTGCATGACCACTTTCCCCGTAACTGCCTTCACTAtgacatattatttattattattattatggaagatatttttggattacatgttttatttgtatttgttttttaaaggactATCCCTCGATTGCTCACCTAGTGCAGAAGCTTAGTGAAAACAACATTCAGACCATATTTGCGGTTACAGAGGATTTCCAACCAGTCTACCAGGTATTTGTGATCCTTCTACCTTCATTTATAAACCACAGACTAACACAAAGTGAGCAAATTAGGTTTGGTTGTTCCAAATCAGCACTACTTCTCTTTCTGAAGCAATTTTTGTTGTGGTGGTCTGCTAAATGTTGCCAAATATGTCTCACGACATTCAAGAATTTTAAAGGCACCACTGTATGTTTTCCATTATATGCTTTTTTTTGGTCCTTTTGTGTTAAGCACTACGTTATCGACAGTTATGGTATATCAGACAGGTGACATGCTCTGTAACATTtctcatatttgtatttgtaaaggagctgaaaaacctgaTTCCAAAATCAGCTGTGGGAACCTTATCCTCAAATTCCAGCAACGTGATCCAGTTGATTATTGACTCCTACAATGTAAGTGGTGCAAGAAGAGTCCATATTCCTGATTGCACTTTGGTTATATAGTTGTTTGTTAATTACTGTTTCATAgttctctattaaaggagaaggaaaggttaaaattaagtaagctttatcagaaaggtctatataaatacaccagtaaaccctcaaagtaatgctgctctgaatcctctgtcaaaagaaacacagcatttctttccttctattgtgtactcatgggcttctgtatcagacttcctgttttcaacttaaacctccagggcttgggcttgagcatgctcagtttgctcctctccctgctgtaatctgagcccagagcatggtaaagcattctagagaataaatatagcattctagctttcactattgtggctaatctattggcaataaactgctttggtaggttccttctcctttaatgactgtTTTAGTATTTGTTAGCCATTTTAATCCTCACATTTTGCATTAGAACTTGAGGTGGTTTACTGATGCAACAGAGGATCTCCACTTTCCAAGACCCAAATAACACATTTGTCTATTTGTTTCCAGTCTCTTTCCTCAGAACTTATTTTGGAAAACAGCAAATTGCCAGAGGGTGTAACGATCAGTTATAGATCATTCTGTAAGAATGGCGTCAAGGGAACTGGGGAAGACGGAAGGAAGTGTTCAAACATTTCTATTGGAGATCAGGTGAGTTCACAACATATTTGGACAGCAATAGTCCTATCAGGGGCTCATGGAATTCAAGCAACCCCTGCCCAATAAACATCTGACAAAGGCATCACAATTCCTATCTAAATAATGTTAAGGCAGCTGCAGTCTGGAAAAGGTATTTCAATCAAAATCATGCAGTGTGCACCAAAGCAGAGGCGTAGAAATGTGTCCGCTTACActaaaaacattttgctttttatagGTGGAATTTGAGATTAGTGTGACCGCTCACAAGTGCCCAAAAAAAGGACAGGCGGAATCCATAAAAATCAAACCTCTGGGATTTAATGAAGAAGTAGAAATTGTTCTCCAATTCATCTGTGAATGCGATTGCCAGGACAAAGGGACCCCCAACAGTCCTGAATGTCATTTCGGAAACGgaacatttgaatgtggcgccTGCAGGTATTGCACTTTCTTGCATTTTTAAGTTGTCACTGTCTGTACACTTTGTTTCCCTACCCATGGTACAACAACAGAAATTGTAAGTTTTCTCCAAAAATTGGTTAAAAATCCCAAAGCatgtattaggacatacaggtgaaAGCCTAGcgtgttttgtgcctgttggggcacttactcatatgctATTTTGCACCATTTTCTTCATTTATCAATGCATGGTACCTTAtcttttacatttatacattattgCCCCTATTAAAGGGCTAAATCTACTATTATATGAGTAGACattgaataaaaagaaattgtcaaGGCCACGTCTACAACAGGATTTTATCCATAGGCAATTCCTTTTCCCTTTtcagccttaaaggataagtaaaccttaaaaataagtgaatttaaatttaaaactgatgagggggctattctaagcacttttgccatttacattaattatttattttgttttgattccaagatattaagggatacatgtatgttaatatgaatgaattttgttacaacagcgccacctgctggtcattttcccaccagtctgaccaccaagtagtcaaggaagttgtcaggagacagaaagaggctgatgttcttctgcttaggaaagatgtgagaaaggtttctaattttattcctaagcagaagaacatcagcctctttctgtctcctgacaacttccttgactacttggtggtcagactggtgggaaactgaccagcaggtggcgccgttgtaacaaaattcatttatattaacagtacatgtatcacttaatatcttggaatcaaaacaaaataaataattaatgtaaatggcaaaagtgcttagaatagccccctcatcccttttacattcacttattttaacggtttacttatcctttaacaaatgAATTCTAATCCTGTTCACATTTTAGATGTAATGAGGGGCGCATTGGAAAGGAGTGTGAATGCAGCACCGATGAAGTAAATAGCGAAGATATGGATGCGTATTGCCGAAGAGAAAACAGCTCTGAAATCTGCAGTAACAATGGGGACTGTATATGTGGCCAGTGTGTGTGCAAAAAGAGGGACAACCCCAATGAAGTTTATTCTGGCAAGTACTGTGAGTGCGACAACTTCAACTGTGACCGATCcaatgggctgatttgtggagGTAAGACTTGATTATACAACTGTGCTTTATAGCTTTGTGTTTTTCCACCATATCGTGCAGCACTGTACAGAAATGATATGTCCTTCACATTgttccctgtcccagtggagcttacaatctaatgtccccatcacattcacacactatggaCAGTTTTATGAGGAGTCCATTAACCTGCCTGTGTctggggtgtgggaggaaaccattGAAAGTGTGggtagaacatacaaactccttgcattcACTAGTAACTGCTGTACTGATGAAATATTAAAATCAAGCCATGTTTTTTCGTTACAGGTAAAGGCGTATGCAAGTGTCGAGTATGTGAATGTTTCCCCAATTACTCCGGCAGCGCTTGTGATTGCTCCGAGGATACGTCGACTTGTATGGCCAAAAATGGACAGATATGTAACGGCAGAGGAATATGTGACTGTGGAAGGTGTAAATGTACTGATCCCAAGTTCCAAGGACCGACCTGTGAGCTGTGTCAGACCTGTGTTGGTGTTTGTACTGAGCACAAGTAAGTGTgtgtacaaacaaaacaaaatgcccACCCTAGCTTTTGAAGAATTCATAAGCAAATTAAACGCCAACCCCTCCTCCTGCTGAATCGTCTATGTCCATGTATagatataaatacacaaatataatttatttatttctttttagatgTTTGTAAGTgacaatattttgtattttacagagaATGTGTCCAGTGTAGAGCTTTTCAGAAAGGAGAGAAACAAGATGTCTGCATGGAGCAGTGCATGCACTTCAACATCTCTTTAGTAGATAGTCGGGAAGAGTTGCCCCAGCCAGGCCAGGCAGAAGCCCTCACTCACTGTAAAGAGAAGGATGCAGAAGACTGTTGGTTTTACTTCACTTACTCCGTCGATTCTAAGAATGAAGTTATGGTGCATGTTGTGAAGGAACCGGGTAATTGTTTTCTCAGTGACATAAGTGGTTGAACAAGcaacagcaaaaacaaaacatagtCGTGTTTTCCTCTGAGACTAAGGGGGGAAGTCACAAAATTGAAGAtagtggtaaactggtgtaaaatactttctccatattcacaaacatattccgactcaaccgccacttttcattttttagtgaaagaacTTTTacgaatttgtctttcaaacgaccTAAAAATGGTGCAGAAACGAATTAATAAAGCTAAGTATAACTCTTCCCGTGTGTCAGATCAACTGTAAAATCACTTTTATACtcagggcacaagtttctgtctcaccctataggtgtaaaagcctcattaacaaaaccattaaaacactgattaaaaaaATAGTGTATTTTGTACAATTAGTGTTacgtttttaactcacacttgcattatgaggcaatattagcaatttcagtgaatatattatctaaaggaaaagtaaagcctcccagccatttttttttttagttttggctgcacttagacacttgacctaagataataaaacatttctgatacaaatcccaatattatgcaaaatagcatttcttgtatttagacccttatatcttgttacagaagtgaaattacacaaacatgtaggcagatttagaaagcccagttTGTCCTGAAATGATATATAATTtacctaggtaaaataaacccctcccacaaaaattccagtttgatggctgactgacaggtgtagtaTGGGCTAAAGACATATTCATATAAAATGTCTATAAAAagttgtgcaaaagacaaaatttgaaaactgtctgtttaaaagacaaattcacaaaagtgaagatagaggtttgtgaatttggtggcaaATCTGACacttttttatctccacttttattttgtctccatatcaccacttttgtgaattccaacCCTAAATGTCTTATTTAGTTAAGATAAGCATATTTTGAACCCAAATTCTGCTTATACTCACCCCACCGTGCAGATTCTAGGCTCGGgggttcacggcagccatcttcttcttctacgGTAATCTTCGTGTCATTTTCGGTGCAtttcggaaattttcgtgactttcggcgcatgtgcagtgattcagggccggaaatttactccaactgcgcatgcaccgaaaactactgaagaaagaagatggctgccgtgaactcagaggccagaatctgcatggagggggagggaggggggtctacccagggtcgGGGGGGgaacgttttttttgttttttttattatgggttgaattctcctttaatccagtTCAGAGTACAAATTCAGTTTTATTCTCCCTAGTTGTGTGGAGTATAAGCATGCCTTAACCAGAAATGTCAGAGACACTGGGGAAAGCATTATATACAACACATAACTAAACGGCAACCTCCCCCACAATTCTTATTTATATGATGAACCATTATAGGAATAAAACACAAAAGGCAAGTAAACTATGGTTATGCCAGTAATATACTAAGCAATTCGAAGGAAATTTTGTTGGAGTTATGCGGTCTCTCAAACAATGCACAATTAGtacacacattaaaggagaactaaacgctaaaaatgaataggactaaaaatgccctattttatattctgaacttattgcacgaggctaaagtttcagcttgtcaatagcagcaatgatccaggacttcaaacttgtcacagggggtcaccatcttggaaagtgtctgtgacactcacatgctcagtgggctctgattggctgttgagaagctaagcttagggctcgtcactaattatccagcagaaaatgagcttcccctgtaatataagctgatgctacaggtttgctgattattaaattctgatgctaattgcactggtttctgtgctgccatgtagtaattatctgtattaattactaatcagccttatattgtgacatttctattctatgtgtactgtatattgtgagtgggtccctaagctcagtaagtgacagcagcacagagcatgtgcagggaatcagcagaaaagaagatggggagctactggggcatctttggggacacagatctttactgctaaagggctgtggttgccttgggctggcacagaagcccaaaacatattgaaaacatttctagctacttctttagttaagctttagttctcctttaaagagatgctTGAGCCATAGCTTTGAAGATTGAGGTTTTAATATTGGGctaaaagtttaatatgtttaatttttatattagGATTATATGTTAAATATAACCAAGAAGTGAAGTGTTGAGTGCATTACAGTAATGTGTAATGGATATTTCTATTTCCAGAGTGTCCCAGTGGTCCTGACATCATTCCTATTGTTGCTGGAGTGGTTGCGGGCATTGTGCTTATTGGACTGGCATTGTTACTGATATGGAAACTGCTCATGATCATTCACGACAGAAGGGAATTTGCCAAGTTCGAGAAGGAGAAAATGAATGCTAAATGGGACACTGTAAGTCATTTTTTTGTCATGTCTCCGTATATACTTTACTACATATGCTTGGATCTGGTTCCTTCTGCTACTTGCCATGCAGGTGGCGTTTCCAGCCAATATATCTGCTTTCTTACTGTAAAAACCAGTACAGTGctctgggggtgatatcacttcaacttgcagtgcagcagtaatgaGAAGTTTCAGAGCACAaatcgcatgactgggggcacctgggaaactgacaatgtgtctagccccatggcaaatttcaaaattgaatataaaaaaatatcagttttctctttttaaaaaaaaaaaacagatttcagtgcagaattctgctggagcagcactattaactgaaaaaaacatgttttccctcgACCGTTTTTATACCATATGACGCCCTGACGTACAACGATTTTGCTTATAAAATCTTTtgtcaagtccagttgtttttctctttccagctCACACCTAGTGAGGGGAAATTGCATTTCCAACGAAGAACAGTTGCAATTTGCAATTATAAAGCACACGGCAACATTTCCAAGCTCTGTACTGTGGGGCAACTGTAGGGTTAATTTAAGGAGCTCTCGACCTTTGTGTTTGAAATGATGAACTTGACGTATTGTTTTTCCTTCCCGTGGATTCCTTCCTCCAGCAAGAGAATCCAATATACAAGAGCCCTATAAATAATTTCAAGAACCCAAACTATGGACGTAAAGCCGCTCTCTAAGGCTCAGTTCGTATTTTCTTTTTCCGTTTTCCTTCTTTGACTATGCATGCTCTTCCGCCTtgcactactactactattactactactattactttAACTATTTAAAGCTTTATGCCTGCTTGTGTCACAATTGCAATGACCTGTTTGCTATGTGTGTTGTCTGATCTCTAAGATCATGTCTCCAGTTTCTTGGGGGGCTGCTGGACTATAGGTGGTCCTCCGTAAGTATGTGTTGTTGGTCTATCAACTGGGCCTGTTAGAAGGAGACGCTAGGAGTGATAAAAACATCCTCTTACTGATGACAGTTTAGTGCATTATTACTATTAAACCCCATCCAAATATTACCAATGAGTCTCTGGCATTTGGAAGAGGAAGCACCAACTCTTGTTCTCTTAGCggagacttaaaggaccagtaacacctttGCGTTAGTAGGTTGTAGAATGGCCAAgactaagcaactttacaattggtcttcgttttatctttttttttttttttatagtttttgaattatttgcctttttcttatgaccctttccagctttcaaaagggggtcactgatcccatataaaaaaaaaagcaaatgctctgtaaggctacaaaagtattattacaattttttattactcatgtttctgttttcctattcatatcacagtctcttattctaatcagtgtatggttgctagggtcatttgcaattttaacaatctctcagctcactgcactgtaggacaggaaccaatcagcagctagcaggacctgatagggaactgaagcctgtctgtgtttgtgtgactgcagggctgtgattggctgtccccctcctactgtgcttttgatggggaccgttaggacacgctcacccctcatttgaaacagggaccagagaacatctatagggagctccaataaagtggctatttttaaagatactttttagcaccatgtaaaagcaacaccatatattactcataattgcctacaaaattagggtttgttttttttcatttatcctatatgtctcctttaaagcaagaTAAGGAAGCTGTTAGCGGATGAGGTGGGAATGGAGTGACTACAAGGGCAGTCAGTAAAATGCTTCAAGATGCCTTTCAGGAGGTCATTGGTAGACAGGGCTgctatcaggggggcacaggggataCAAGTGGCCCGGGTCttaagggggcccggcagtgctgaacttttcaaaagagcctgGCCCCCTTTGACAGTGCCAAAGCTGTGccacctccttccgaagtccGAAATGCAGAAGTGACGAAAGttctgaagtcacgaaaacagccgaaattgaagtcccgaagcggcgaaaagaccgaagtcacgaaaacagccgaaattgaagtcccgaagcggcgaaaagaccgaagtcacgaaaacagccgaaattgaagtcccgaagcggcgaaaagaccgaagtcacgaaaacagccgaaattgaagtcccgaagcggcgaaaagacccggagtcacgaaaacagccgatattgaagtcccgaagcggcgaaaagacccaaagtcgtTAAAATATCcgaaattgaagtcttgaagcagCTGAAAGAcctaaagtcacgaaaacagctgaaatttaaGTCcagaagcagcgaaaagacccaaagtcgtGAAAATATACCCAAAATTTAAGTCCCGAAGTGGCGGAAAGACctaaagtcacgaaaggaggcaaagttgaagtcctgaaaccacaagttcaattcccctgaacaccaatgtgtttttttgtttttttttaatcccctggtcaccagtgtattattttaatattctataggcccctgcaaaTATTCTTTGTAAGGGCGCCCTGGCGCCAATAGCTTTTCATGActtgtgtatgtggggggggggagggtaccTTTTTTAAcggctgatgtctgtgtggtcttttaactgtgatttggaatgggcgggatctggggtggggcttgggggctgggatGGGTACGGGGCTCTGTTGGTAGAACTCGCTAGAAACTGTCTCACACATCTAAAATAAAAGCAACCATTGGCCTAAAGTTACTACCATGCTTGATAGTTATACCAGGGCTTAAGGTAATGGAAGGAACATTCGGATATAACAGTTTCGACTTCTGACAGGTTCTGTGCTCCTATGATGCGTTTCTGCACCTTCCATGTTATGCGGTTTTAGCTTTCCCCGTTTGGAGATCACCCCTATAATGATTGTTTTGCATCAGCGTTGGTTTGCTGTGTAGTTTTTCATGAAATGAGCGTTTCTCCCGTTCCTTTTTATTTCATACGTTTACACAATGTGTTCTTTTCATCTCACAGGGAGAGAATCCCATCTACAAGAGCGCAGTGACGACCGTGGTGAATCCTAAATACGAGGGGAAATGAGGAAGGCGTCCGATCCACAACACTGTATGCAACGCAGCATTATTTGGAACAAAAAAGGCCCCAGTGATGCCCATGATAGAAACCATGGAAGAATTTGGCAACGGACAGAAATCGAGAAAATTCACTGCTCGCGAGGGCAGACGTCTAATTGGTGCCACAGGACTGTCAGAACATTTTATTCGCCATAATGTTTTGTTGTCACTTGATCTTGGGTTCAGTTGAGGCCACAAAATTAATGGAGGACATACGGTCACATCGTGCCTTTTTCATCCCCTtcctcttgttaaaaaaaaaaaaaaaaacgttttcctcttggtgtaatttttttttcttttgtttaattgTGCGCGTGCTTGTGTGCGTTATTGCGAGTCCGTCTGCAAGGAGAAGGTTTGATCGCTAAGAGCTTTGCCAATCAgagtattattgttattattcttaTTCCTTTCACCATTGGACGATCAGGGCTGGAATTTACACGCGAGTAACATCGCATACGTGAGACTTTCTCTCTGCGTGATCAGCAGGTCTCTATGTGTCTTTGGGCAAAGACAAAGCAGGTGTGAGTAAGTAAGAAAAGGcaaagtattttataaataatgtacataataAATAGATGGGCCGTGAGCTTGCTTCTTAGATGCTAAATTCCAGCTCGATATCGTTTTGCTGCCTGACTTCTGTATCTTGCCAAAAATCACCTCCTCACATGGCCTTAAATCTCCTTACGACCGATTATGTGTATGTACTTCGGAAATCTggtgcttccttttttttttcttttttttcattaaagggaactatcacgaaaataaacatttggaggcacatttatcaagggtcgaatttcgaattcatgcgagtttttgttttttttattttacttccataaattcgaccaatcaaaacgtttaaataaaatgcaattttcttgGTTCGGAagaattgaatcgacccgaaaactaaAATCGAAtcagaaaaactcgattcaaatgtaaaaactcaattcaagttttttttattttttttatcagaaaaaaactggaatgccaggaaggctgcacacatcaccaaattgatccatggacctgtcctattgacttatacaataatttgtcaggttttagtaggcgaatagttgaattcaagttcttaaagggccagagtatgataaatctctgaattcaaattaaaactcaaatcgtcTTCGGAGTTTTGACCAAACAAATCTGACCctcaatataagcttcaacatactgaaataagaattttttctaaatacaatcaattaaatattccacatagtttctgaaataatcaagtttatcgtcactattcctctctcagcatctgtttctcttcattttgtcttcatgcagcagttgggtgtcagatgaatgatccaatatatcttataggggggttccttttgcctagaagatgtattagagctcactctattcaaatcaccagacattatgtctctctacatgcagagtttgtggaaaagacagttattttattagattttgtttgtaatggaatcagttatttgagtgagctctaatacaggggtccccaaccgtggGGCCGTGGGCCAGAACCGGGCCACCGAGCCTAGTGAGCAATTAATGTGGCGCTCCcgaataagatatattggatcattcatctgacacccaactcgagaatgaagagaaacagatgctgagagaggaatagtgaagataaacttgattatttcagaaacagtacagaatatatcatagattgtatatataaaacttcttatttcagtatgacgaagctcatattaaattttcgtttttgccttagttcccctttaatcctttTGTTCTGCTGTCGGTTTATGTACATCGGCAATCTGCCGTTTACATTCAGTTTGTGCCCTGGTTGAACTTACACCACAGCATTGTCATGTAAAGCCTTTCAGCAAAGACATTGCTGTAACATCGGGCCATTCAGTAGATCACTCGCCGACTATTTCCATGGCCTCTGTCCCATATTTGTcacaatcttgtttttttaagtgcctttttattttagcaggttttcactttttacaaTACTGTTAACggaaagttatttattaaataaaaaaaacttcaaaaacaatCGTAATTCGTTTCCTTGTTGTGGCTTTTGTATCACGCGTCTGGCTGCGGTGAGAAGCGTAAACTTGTGTCCTTGTGCTCAAGGCTGATTGTATCTGGAATGTCTGAAGTATCCGGCCTGCTGCTTCTTACTTTTTGATCAGCCTCAAACCATGGAAATTCACCTGCACACAATTAACGTCTTGAGCTGtaataaaaggggcatagagtcacgggaggagggggtcattcttccactgtatagagcactggtaaggccccatctagaatatgtcgtacagttttggtctccatcactcaaacaggacattattgtattagagagggtccagagaagggcaactaagctggtaaaaggtattgaaaatc
This is a stretch of genomic DNA from Xenopus laevis strain J_2021 chromosome 6S, Xenopus_laevis_v10.1, whole genome shotgun sequence. It encodes these proteins:
- the itgb1.S gene encoding integrin beta-1-B isoform X2, yielding MRFLRRLLLWLCASACAGGALVVRQRWLGATREGTVTERGHFFIQRADPLGLGGRNLKKRFKCLGFSPSRAPMHRLDPRAAFKPSNLPVSFWSVGVKQWKPMLAQREHLNSLHSAQMARYPVFTFVFLICLVLCTNAQQGGTECLKANAKSCGECIQAGPNCGWCTKVDFLQEGEPTSARCDDLAALKTKGCPEDDIQNPRGRKQKLKDIPITSKGKGERMDPANITQLRPQQLVFELRSGEPQTFNLTFRRAEDYPIDLYYLMDLSFSMKDDLENVKSLGTALMTEMEKITSDFRIGFGSFVEKTVMPYISTTPAKLLNPCTNDQNCTSPFSYKNVLNLTKDGKLFNDLVGKQQISGNLDSPEGGFDAIMQVAVCGEQIGWRNVTRLLVFSTDAGFHFAGDGKLGGIVLPNDGRCHLHGNMYTMSHYYDYPSIAHLVQKLSENNIQTIFAVTEDFQPVYQELKNLIPKSAVGTLSSNSSNVIQLIIDSYNSLSSELILENSKLPEGVTISYRSFCKNGVKGTGEDGRKCSNISIGDQVEFEISVTAHKCPKKGQAESIKIKPLGFNEEVEIVLQFICECDCQDKGTPNSPECHFGNGTFECGACRCNEGRIGKECECSTDEVNSEDMDAYCRRENSSEICSNNGDCICGQCVCKKRDNPNEVYSGKYCECDNFNCDRSNGLICGGKGVCKCRVCECFPNYSGSACDCSEDTSTCMAKNGQICNGRGICDCGRCKCTDPKFQGPTCELCQTCVGVCTEHKECVQCRAFQKGEKQDVCMEQCMHFNISLVDSREELPQPGQAEALTHCKEKDAEDCWFYFTYSVDSKNEVMVHVVKEPECPSGPDIIPIVAGVVAGIVLIGLALLLIWKLLMIIHDRREFAKFEKEKMNAKWDTGENPIYKSAVTTVVNPKYEGK
- the itgb1.S gene encoding integrin beta-1-B precursor, which encodes MARYPVFTFVFLICLVLCTNAQQGGTECLKANAKSCGECIQAGPNCGWCTKVDFLQEGEPTSARCDDLAALKTKGCPEDDIQNPRGRKQKLKDIPITSKGKGERMDPANITQLRPQQLVFELRSGEPQTFNLTFRRAEDYPIDLYYLMDLSFSMKDDLENVKSLGTALMTEMEKITSDFRIGFGSFVEKTVMPYISTTPAKLLNPCTNDQNCTSPFSYKNVLNLTKDGKLFNDLVGKQQISGNLDSPEGGFDAIMQVAVCGEQIGWRNVTRLLVFSTDAGFHFAGDGKLGGIVLPNDGRCHLHGNMYTMSHYYDYPSIAHLVQKLSENNIQTIFAVTEDFQPVYQELKNLIPKSAVGTLSSNSSNVIQLIIDSYNSLSSELILENSKLPEGVTISYRSFCKNGVKGTGEDGRKCSNISIGDQVEFEISVTAHKCPKKGQAESIKIKPLGFNEEVEIVLQFICECDCQDKGTPNSPECHFGNGTFECGACRCNEGRIGKECECSTDEVNSEDMDAYCRRENSSEICSNNGDCICGQCVCKKRDNPNEVYSGKYCECDNFNCDRSNGLICGGKGVCKCRVCECFPNYSGSACDCSEDTSTCMAKNGQICNGRGICDCGRCKCTDPKFQGPTCELCQTCVGVCTEHKECVQCRAFQKGEKQDVCMEQCMHFNISLVDSREELPQPGQAEALTHCKEKDAEDCWFYFTYSVDSKNEVMVHVVKEPECPSGPDIIPIVAGVVAGIVLIGLALLLIWKLLMIIHDRREFAKFEKEKMNAKWDTGENPIYKSAVTTVVNPKYEGK
- the itgb1.S gene encoding integrin beta-1-B isoform X1, with protein sequence MRFLRRLLLWLCASACAGGALVVRQRWLGATREGTVTERGHFFIQRADPLGLGGRNLKKRFKCLGFSPSRAPMHRLDPRAAFKPSNLPVSFWSVGVKQWKPMLAQREHLNSLHSAQMARYPVFTFVFLICLVLCTNAQQGGTECLKANAKSCGECIQAGPNCGWCTKVDFLQEGEPTSARCDDLAALKTKGCPEDDIQNPRGRKQKLKDIPITSKGKGERMDPANITQLRPQQLVFELRSGEPQTFNLTFRRAEDYPIDLYYLMDLSFSMKDDLENVKSLGTALMTEMEKITSDFRIGFGSFVEKTVMPYISTTPAKLLNPCTNDQNCTSPFSYKNVLNLTKDGKLFNDLVGKQQISGNLDSPEGGFDAIMQVAVCGEQIGWRNVTRLLVFSTDAGFHFAGDGKLGGIVLPNDGRCHLHGNMYTMSHYYDYPSIAHLVQKLSENNIQTIFAVTEDFQPVYQELKNLIPKSAVGTLSSNSSNVIQLIIDSYNSLSSELILENSKLPEGVTISYRSFCKNGVKGTGEDGRKCSNISIGDQVEFEISVTAHKCPKKGQAESIKIKPLGFNEEVEIVLQFICECDCQDKGTPNSPECHFGNGTFECGACRCNEGRIGKECECSTDEVNSEDMDAYCRRENSSEICSNNGDCICGQCVCKKRDNPNEVYSGKYCECDNFNCDRSNGLICGGKGVCKCRVCECFPNYSGSACDCSEDTSTCMAKNGQICNGRGICDCGRCKCTDPKFQGPTCELCQTCVGVCTEHKECVQCRAFQKGEKQDVCMEQCMHFNISLVDSREELPQPGQAEALTHCKEKDAEDCWFYFTYSVDSKNEVMVHVVKEPECPSGPDIIPIVAGVVAGIVLIGLALLLIWKLLMIIHDRREFAKFEKEKMNAKWDTQENPIYKSPINNFKNPNYGRKAAL